The Glycine soja cultivar W05 chromosome 8, ASM419377v2, whole genome shotgun sequence genome has a window encoding:
- the LOC114421140 gene encoding hexokinase-1-like, whose protein sequence is MGKVAVGAAVVCAAAVCAAAALVVRHRMISSRKWSRAMAILKEFEEKCGTPIVKLRQVADAMDVEMHAGLASEGGSKLNMLISFVDNLPTGDEEGLYYALDLGGTNFRVLRVHLGGKDKGVIGQEFEEVSIPPNLMTGSSDALFDFIAAALAKFVGSEPEGFHPPPGRQRELGFTFSFPVRQTSIASGTLIKWTKGFNIEDAVGEDVVGELTKSMEKIGLDMRVAALVNDTIGTLAGGRFYNQDVIAAVILGTGTNAAYVERAHAIPKWHGLIPKSGDMVINMEWGNFRSSHLPLTEYDLALDAQSLNPGEQIFEKLISGMYLGEVVRRALLKMAEEADFFGDTVPPKLKVPFILRTPDMSAMHHDTSSDLKVVGNKLKDILEISNTSLKMRKIVVELCDIVATRGARLAAAGILGILKKIGRDTVKVGEKQKSVIALDGGLFEHYTKFRECLESALKELLGDEAAETIVIEHANDGSGIGAALLAASHSQYLGVEES, encoded by the exons ATGGGGAAGGTCGCGGTGGGAGCTGCCGTTGTCTGCGCCGCCGCCGTATGCGCTGCGGCGGCGCTGGTGGTGCGCCACCGCATGATTAGTTCCCGGAAGTGGAGTCGCGCCATGGCGATACTGAAGGAGTTTGAGGAGAAGTGTGGCACCCCAATTGTGAAGCTAAGACAAGTGGCTGATGCCATGGATGTTGAGATGCACGCGGGTCTCGCATCTGAAGGTGGTAGCAAGCTCAATATGTTGATTAGTTTTGTCGATAATCTCCCAACTGG GGATGAGGAAGGCCTCTATTATGCATTGGATCTTGGCGGCACAAACTTCCGTGTCCTTCGTGTACATTTAGGGGGGAAAGACAAAGGTGTTATCGGCCAGGAGTTTGAAGAAGTTTCAATTCCTCCAAATTTGATGACTGGCTCTTCAGAT GCATTGTTCGATTTTATAGCAGCAGCTCTTGCAAAGTTTGTTGGTTCAGAACCTGAAGGTTTTCATCCTCCCCCTGGAAGACAAAGAGAACTGGGTTTTACATTCTCATTCCCAGTGAGGCAAACATCGATTGCATCTGGGACTCTAATAAAGTGGACTAAAGGTTTCAATATTGAAGATGCG GTTGGTGAAGATGTGGTGGGAGAACTAACCAAGTCCATGGAAAAAATTGGCCTGGATATGCGCGTTGCTGCTCTA GTTAATGATACCATTGGAACATTAGCTGGAGGCAGATTCTACAATCAGGATGTCATTGCTGCTGTGATTCTTGGTACTGGGACAAATGCAGCATATGTAGAACGAGCACATGCTATTCCAAAATGGCATGGGCTTATACCAAAATCAGGAGATATG GTTATAAACATGGAGTGGGGTAATTTCCGATCATCACATCTTCCTCTAACAGAATATGATCTAGCTCTGGATGCTCAGAGCTTAAACCCTGGAGAACAG ATTTTTGAGAAATTGATTTCTGGCATGTATTTGGGGGAAGTTGTAAGGAGAGCTTTATTGAAGATGGCCGAAGAAGCTGACTTTTTTGGCGATACTGTTCCCCCCAAATTGAAAGTTCCTTTCATACTTAG GACGCCTGACATGTCAGCCATGCACCATGACACAAGTTCTGATCTGAAAGTGGTTGGAAACAAGTTAAAGGATATATTAGAG ATCTCAAACACATCCCTTAAAATGAGGAAGATCGTTGTTGAACTGTGTGACATTGTTGCTACTCGCGGAGCTCGGCTTGCTGCTGCTGGTATTTTGGGCATCCTTAAGAAAATAGGAAGAGACACAGTTAAGGTTGGGGAGAAGCAAAAGTCAGTGATAGCGTTGGATGGGGGGTTGTTTGAACACTACACCAAATTTAGAGAATGCTTGGAGAGTGCACTGAAGGAATTGCTGGGAGATGAGGCTGCTGAGACCATTGTCATTGAGCATGCTAATGATGGCTCTGGCATTGGTGCAGCCCTCCTGGCAGCTTCTCACTCCCAATATTTGGGAGTGGAGGAGTCTTAA
- the LOC114421141 gene encoding probable 3-hydroxyisobutyrate dehydrogenase-like 1, mitochondrial gives MPLPSHSPLQTLRSLHRRIHTSIVRHFMAAAEPIISSSNTRVGWIGTGVMGQSMCAHLIRAGYTLTVFNRTPSKAQPLLDLGAHFAPSPHAVAANSDVVFTIVGYPSDVRSVLLHPSSGALSALRPGGVLVDMTTSEPSLATEIAAAAAAKGCHSIDAPVSGGDRGAKNGTLAIFAGGEEATVKRLEPLFSHLGKVKYMGGSGKGQFAKLANQVTIASTMVGLVEGMVYAHKAGLDVGLYLDAISTGAAGSKSLDLYGKRILNRDLDPGFFVNHFVKDLGICLKECQNMGIALPGLALAQQLYVSLRAHGEGNLGTQALILVLERLNNVTLPPSNT, from the coding sequence ATGCCTCTACCCTCTCACTCTCCGTTGCAAACTCTCCGCTCACTCCACCGCCGCATCCACACTTCCATCGTACGCCACTTCATGGCTGCGGCGGAGCCCATAATAAGCTCATCCAACACGCGCGTGGGCTGGATCGGCACCGGCGTCATGGGCCAGTCCATGTGCGCCCACCTCATCCGTGCCGGCTACACCCTCACCGTCTTCAACCGCACCCCCTCCAAGGCCCAGCCCCTCCTCGACCTCGGAGCCCACTTCGCCCCCTCCCCTCACGCCGTCGCCGCCAACTCCGACGTCGTCTTCACCATCGTCGGCTACCCCTCCGATGTCCGCTCCGTCCTCCTCCACCCCTCCTCCGGTGCCCTCTCCGCCCTCCGCCCCGGCGGCGTCCTCGTCGACATGACAACCTCCGAGCCCTCCCTCGCCACCGAAatcgccgccgccgccgccgccaaaGGCTGCCACTCAATCGACGCCCCAGTATCCGGCGGAGACCGCGGCGCGAAGAACGGAACCCTAGCTATCTTCGCCGGAGGGGAAGAAGCGACGGTGAAGCGTCTGGAACCGTTGTTTTCTCATTTGGGGAAAGTGAAGTACATGGGAGGGAGTGGGAAGGGGCAATTCGCGAAGCTGGCGAATCAGGTGACGATAGCTTCGACGATGGTGGGGCTGGTGGAGGGGATGGTGTACGCGCACAAGGCGGGGCTGGATGTGGGGTTGTACCTGGACGCAATTTCCACCGGCGCGGCCGGTTCCAAGTCGCTTGATTTGTACGGAAAGAGAATCTTGAATAGGGATTTGGATCCGGGGTTCTTCGTAAACCACTTTGTTAAGGATTTGGGGATTTGCTTGAAGGAGTGTCAGAATATGGGGATTGCTTTGCCTGGCTTGGCTCTGGCGCAACAGCTTTATGTGTCGCTTAGGGCTCATGGGGAAGGTAATTTGGGTACTCAGGCTCTTATTTTGGTCCTAGAGCGACTCAACAATGTTACACTTCCTCCCTCCAATACCtga
- the LOC114421142 gene encoding uncharacterized protein LOC114421142, with translation MYTNISKAQAFPLAAKISSQPKCFTSPLALKFPSLPLASHRNPMLKTPTSHKFGTLEMGKLANPHGLMLQIARRYCSARSTEKQLPWLEVANEVKEEGKVMQKAKTTRISGSFPEGSAKKMSSKSSWEQSIERLDKSHKTEVPESKLRSAAAKFSMKGGVSATASKERKGGLVEKVGQLRSDYGKRYVKFDDNDEEGVDDEMEEEMDDPRWYNIKNKFKGMVGAKVGMERPEVRRWNKQDNWGRKTLKEASESTVPKIVGEGIYGVGPVLAALSADRREFYALYVQEGLDLSGNNRKKKDKKGFERVLKIAEKLGLSVKEASKHDLNMVADNRPHQGLVLDASQLEMVKVNELDPVSIDEGKGSLWVALDEVTDPQNLGAIIRSAYFFGASGVVLCAKNSAPLSGVVSKASAGSLELMELRYCKNMMQFLVSSAENGWRVLGGSVSSKAIALDEVVPGPPTILVLGSEGTGLRPLVERSCTQLVRIPGNIHFDSSTSELDGESSGLNSQSSGKEFLSFLAVESLNVSVAAGVLIHHLIGKKLVDSFPEEHKQIDMSE, from the coding sequence ATGTATACCAATATCTCCAAAGCCCAGGCATTTCCTCTCGCCGCTAAAATATCTTCGCAACCCAAATGCTTCACTTCACCCCTCGCCTTAAAGTTCCCATCTTTACCACTTGCTTCTCATCGAAACCCCATGTTAAAAACCCCCACTTCACATAAATTTGGAACCTTGGAAATGGGGAAATTAGCAAATCCCCACGGGTTGATGCTACAAATTGCTAGGAGATATTGTAGTGCAAGAAGTACTGAAAAGCAACTTCCTTGGTTAGAAGTCGCTAATGAGGTTAAGGAAGAAGGTAAGGTGATGCAGAAAGCAAAAACGACTAGGATAAGTGGTTCTTTTCCCGAGGGCTCTGCAAAGAAGATGAGTAGTAAGTCCTCTTGGGAACAATCCATTGAAAGGTTAGATAAAAGTCATAAAACAGAAGTTCCTGAATCTAAGCTGAGATCAGCAGCAGCAAAATTTTCTATGAAAGGTGGTGTTTCAGCTACTGCTAGTAAGGAAAGGAAGGGTGGATTGGTTGAGAAGGTGGGACAGCTCAGAAGTGATTATGGTAAAAGGTATGTGAAgtttgatgataatgatgaagaAGGAGTTGATGATGAAATGGAGGAGGAGATGGATGATCCAAGGTGGTATAACATAAAGAATAAGTTCAAGGGGATGGTGGGGGCAAAAGTTGGAATGGAGAGACCTGAGGTTCGAAGATGGAATAAGCAGGATAACTGGGGTAGAAAGACATTGAAAGAGGCCAGTGAATCCACTGTGCCTAAGATTGTTGGTGAGGGAATCTATGGGGTTGGTCCAGTTTTGGCTGCATTGTCAGCTGATCGAAGGGAATTCTATGCATTGTATGTTCAAGAAGGATTGGATTTGAGTGGCAACAATAGGAAGAAGAAGGACAAGAAAGGGTTTGAGAGAGTTCTGAAGATTgctgaaaagcttggtttgagtgTAAAAGAAGCATCAAAACATGATCTGAATATGGTGGCTGATAACCGTCCCCATCAGGGTTTGGTTTTAGACGCTTCACAGCTAGAGATGGTGAAAGTAAATGAACTGGATCCTGTTTCTATTGATGAAGGGAAGGGTTCCCTTTGGGTAGCCTTGGATGAGGTTACTGATCCTCAGAATTTGGGGGCAATAATTAGGTCTGCATATTTTTTTGGAGCTTCTGGGGTGGTGTTATGTGCCAAGAATTCAGCCCCATTGAGTGGTGTTGTGAGCAAAGCAAGTGCGGGATCACTTGAATTAATGGAACTTAGATATTGCAAGAATATGATGCAATTCTTAGTGTCTTCAGCTGAAAATGGTTGGCGAGTTCTTGGGGGCTCTGTCTCCTCCAAAGCTATTGCTTTGGATGAGGTTGTGCCTGGTCCACCGACCATTCTTGTTTTAGGTAGCGAGGGCACTGGTTTAAGACCATTGGTGGAGAGATCATGTACTCAGTTAGTTAGGATTCCTGGGAACATTCATTTTGACTCAAGTACTAGTGAATTGGATGGTGAAAGTAGTGGTTTAAATTCCCAGAGCTCTGGTAAAGAGTTCCTCTCATTTTTGGCCGTGGAAAGCTTAAATGTTAGTGTTGCAGCAGGTGTGCTTATTCACCACTTAATTGGGAAAAAGTTGGTAGATTCATTTCCAGAGGAGCATAAACAGATTGACATGTCTGAGTGA
- the LOC114421189 gene encoding uncharacterized protein LOC114421189, whose product MSSLDLLLFSLSRAFCSPIAVFFQIQGCLICLTLALGWACAAYVRNREIKQMKDCMKNGNSFSFLCHDINELEHSYQVDLPRVTVIMPLKGFGEHNLHNWRSQITSLYGGPIEFLFVVESTEDPAYHAVSRLIAEFEDHVEAKVVVAGLSTTCSQKIHNQLVGVETMHKDSKYVLFLDDDVRLHPGSIGALTREMEKTPEIFIQTGYPLDLPSGSLGSYCIYEYHMPCSMGFATGGKTFFLWGGCMMMHADDFRQDRYGVVSGLKDGGYSDDMTLAAISGAHKRLITSPPVAVFPHPLASDLNFGRYWNYLRKQTFVLESYLTNVNWVMNRALFTTHCYLSWGFVAPYFMAMIHVAAALRFYYKGFSPEEIAYTSGGLSLVTFLAICTLVELLSMWNLTRIEVQLCNMLSPEAPQLSLASYNWCLVFIAMLVDNFLYPVSAFRSHFSQSINWSGIRYYLKDGKISKIERTPRSKDMGPVFTDLGGKHLYGKKGLPTRGSFLSSLSRSLAQWHQPKKFDN is encoded by the exons ATGTCTTCTCTGGATTTGTTACTATTTTCTCTGAGCAGGGCCTTTTGTAGTCCCATCGCCGTTTTCTTTCAGATCCAG GGGTGTTTAATTTGCTTAACGCTTGCTCTTGGGTGGGCTTGTGCTGCTTATGTCAG GAACAGAGAGATCAAACAAATGAAGGATTGTATGAAGAATGGCAATAGCTTTTCTTTCCTTTGTCATGACATTAACGAACTTGAGCACTCCTATCAGGTCGATCTTCCAAGAGTAACAGTGATTATGCCCCTAAAAGGGTTTGGAGAACATAATCTCCATAACTGGAGGAGTCAG ATAACATCTCTATATGGTGGCCCTATAGAATTTCTTTTTGTGGTAGAAAGTACAGAGGATCCCGCTTACCATGCTGTATCACGATTAATAGCAGAATTTGAG GATCATGTTGAAGCTAAGGTTGTTGTAGCTGGTTTGTCAACAACTTGTAGTCAAAAAATTCACAATCAATTG GTTGGAGTGGAGACAATGCATAAAGATAGCAAATATGTATTGTTTTTGGATGATGATGTTAGGCTACATCCTGGATCAATCGGAGCACTCACTCGTGAGATGGAAAAGACCCCTGAG ATATTTATTCAAACTGGATACCCTCTCGATCTGCCATCTGGAAGCCTGGGAAGTTACTGCATCTATGAATACCATATG cCTTGTTCAATGGGCTTTGCTACTGGTGGAAAAACATTCTTTCTATGGGGAGGGTGCATGATG ATGCATGCTGATGACTTTAGGCAAGATCGATATGGTGTAGTCTCCGGACTTAAAGATGGTGGATATTCGGATGATATGACTCTTGCAGCCATATCCG GTGCTCACAAAAGGCTCATTACCTCTCCTCCCGTTGCCGTCTTTCCCCACCCCCTTGCAAGTGATCTTAATTTTGGAAG ATATTGGAATTACTTGAGGAAACAAACATTCGTTTTGGAGTCATATTTAACAAATGTTAACTGGGTGATGAACCGTGCATTGTTTACTACCCACTGCTATTTGTCATGGGGATTTGTTGCACCATATTTTATGGCGATGATCCATGTTGCTGCAGCATTAAGATTTTACTATAAAGGGTTCTCACCTGAAGAAATAGCCTATACTTCTGGTG GGTTATCATTGGTGACCTTCCTAGCCATATGCACTCTTGTTGAGCTTCTTTCAATGTGGAACTTGACACGGATAGAAGTCCAACTGTGCAACATGTTGTCTCCAGAGGCACCACAACTCTCTCTCGCTTCTTATAATTGGTGTCTT GTGTTCATCGCAATGCTGGTGGATAACTTTCTTTATCCCGTATCGGCATTCCGCTCTCATTTTTCTCAATCTATCAACTGGTCTGGTATTCGGTACTATTTGAAAGATGGAAAAATTAGTAAG ATTGAAAGAACTCCAAGAAGCAAGGATATGGGTCCAGTATTCACAGATTTGGGAGGAAAACATTTATACGGAAAGAAAGGGTTACCGACTAGAGGCTCATTTCTCAGTTCTTTGTCCAGAAGTTTGGCACAGTGGCATCAACCCAAGAAATTTGATAACTAG